A DNA window from Chryseobacterium sp. MEBOG06 contains the following coding sequences:
- the frr gene encoding ribosome recycling factor, which yields MEELDLILESVKQDMDAAVKHLDHAFQRIRAGRASSAMVQDVMVEYYGAPTPLNQVANVSIPDAMTISIQPWDRTAINAIEKAIINSNLGFAPSNNGENIILNVPPLTEERRKELAKQAKSEAENTKITVRNARQDGLKELKKLDGVSEDVVKGVEDEIQTYTDKYVKLCDEHLKTKEAEIMKV from the coding sequence ATGGAAGAATTAGATCTTATATTAGAATCTGTAAAACAGGACATGGATGCAGCTGTAAAGCACTTGGATCACGCATTTCAAAGAATTAGAGCAGGACGTGCTTCTTCAGCTATGGTTCAGGATGTAATGGTGGAATATTACGGAGCACCGACTCCTCTTAACCAGGTTGCCAATGTTTCTATTCCGGATGCAATGACCATCTCTATTCAACCTTGGGACAGAACAGCGATCAACGCCATTGAAAAAGCTATTATTAACTCAAACTTAGGTTTTGCACCTTCTAATAATGGTGAAAATATCATTCTTAACGTTCCGCCTTTAACAGAGGAAAGAAGAAAAGAGCTTGCAAAACAGGCTAAATCTGAAGCTGAGAACACTAAAATAACAGTAAGAAACGCAAGACAGGATGGTTTGAAAGAACTTAAAAAACTGGACGGAGTTTCTGAAGATGTCGTTAAAGGGGTGGAAGATGAAATTCAGACTTATACTGATAAATATGTAAAGCTTTGCGATGAGCATCTTAAGACAAAAGAAGCTGAAATTATGAAAGTATAA
- a CDS encoding LptF/LptG family permease — translation MLKILDRYIIKTFFGPFFFIFSVLFFIFIVNIIWVQLGQFMGKGLSYWQILKLLFYLGVNVISMVLPLTILLASIMSFGEFGERYELAAMKAAGIPLTRVMMPLFGIATILAVMLFFFSNNIIPDFQKKAKNMLFNIAQTKPAINFTPGQFIDQIPGYMVKFDKIYGENGENIEGVFVHKKANTYENQQSVVAEKGKFVPAANKNFLKLVLYNGYVFEDAFAGKGDNVRQKQPDQAIKFDTLVSHFDISEIINKAIEKEQITDDYRFQTYNQLNETVARSKKENKKFFDNIGYEVLNQTNSAINYMDKGNKHKVAPKVQIKLDTVKGDKKLDMIYYSYNRLDNLKTTLESKKNEFSTNVKYFSKVVIYQQRIISYSVTCIIFFLIGASLGSIIRKGGMGLPVIIAIVIFIIFYIMNVGVENMSWSGKMNPYLAAWLPNIILFPFGVWMTYKALTDSQLFDAEKYKVLFKPITKLFVKNKEHQRYQ, via the coding sequence ATGTTAAAAATACTAGACCGATATATCATAAAAACCTTCTTTGGACCGTTTTTCTTTATATTCAGCGTATTGTTTTTCATTTTCATTGTAAACATTATCTGGGTTCAATTAGGGCAATTTATGGGAAAGGGATTAAGCTACTGGCAAATCCTTAAACTTCTATTCTATCTTGGGGTGAATGTAATCAGTATGGTTCTTCCCCTTACGATCCTTCTCGCGAGTATCATGTCATTCGGTGAATTTGGAGAGCGTTATGAGCTTGCAGCTATGAAAGCAGCAGGAATTCCTCTTACCAGAGTAATGATGCCTCTGTTTGGAATTGCAACCATACTTGCTGTGATGCTCTTCTTTTTTTCCAATAATATTATTCCGGATTTCCAGAAGAAGGCTAAAAATATGCTTTTCAATATTGCACAAACGAAACCGGCCATCAACTTTACCCCCGGGCAGTTTATTGATCAGATTCCCGGATATATGGTAAAGTTTGACAAAATATATGGAGAAAACGGGGAAAATATTGAAGGTGTTTTTGTTCACAAAAAAGCAAACACTTACGAAAACCAACAGTCTGTAGTGGCAGAGAAAGGTAAATTTGTACCTGCAGCCAATAAGAATTTTTTAAAACTGGTTCTTTATAACGGTTATGTATTTGAAGATGCATTTGCCGGAAAAGGTGACAACGTAAGACAAAAGCAACCGGACCAGGCTATTAAATTTGATACATTAGTGTCACATTTTGACATCAGTGAAATCATCAATAAAGCCATCGAAAAAGAGCAGATTACAGACGACTACCGTTTCCAGACTTATAACCAGCTAAACGAAACTGTTGCAAGAAGCAAAAAAGAGAATAAAAAGTTCTTTGACAATATAGGATATGAGGTGCTGAACCAGACTAATTCTGCTATTAACTATATGGATAAAGGCAACAAACACAAAGTTGCTCCGAAAGTTCAGATCAAATTGGATACCGTAAAAGGAGATAAGAAACTGGATATGATCTATTACTCTTATAATAGGTTGGATAACCTGAAAACTACTCTGGAATCCAAGAAAAATGAATTCAGTACCAATGTGAAGTATTTCAGTAAGGTCGTTATTTATCAGCAGAGGATTATCTCCTATTCTGTAACCTGTATTATCTTCTTCCTGATTGGAGCAAGTCTGGGGTCTATCATCAGAAAAGGAGGGATGGGACTTCCTGTAATTATAGCGATTGTTATCTTCATTATCTTCTATATCATGAATGTGGGAGTAGAAAATATGTCATGGAGCGGAAAAATGAATCCTTACCTTGCGGCATGGCTACCCAATATAATCCTATTCCCTTTTGGGGTATGGATGACATATAAAGCCCTTACAGATTCTCAGCTTTTTGATGCAGAAAAATACAAAGTATTATTTAAACCTATTACAAAACTGTTTGTCAAGAATAAAGAACATCAGAGATATCAATAG
- a CDS encoding LolA family protein encodes MKNIISKVILGSFVVGAVGMANAQKIDAKAKKILDDVTANYNSKKNSYFKFSFGSGLNGQVGKTEPGIYYVAGEKYKLKIMDTEQIFDGNKIYNINADDMEVTIAKPNGTSTMFSPINYLTTYRNDYNVTYNGKKMVNGVNADFIKLTPVKSNGIQFVYLFIDSAKKQMVKLEQHGNNQDVAVIAIKEYKENQQLDPNMFVFDKNKFKNYIITEL; translated from the coding sequence ATGAAAAATATTATTTCAAAAGTTATATTAGGAAGTTTTGTTGTAGGTGCAGTGGGAATGGCAAATGCTCAAAAGATCGATGCCAAAGCAAAAAAAATTCTGGATGATGTTACAGCCAACTACAATTCTAAAAAGAACTCTTACTTCAAATTTTCTTTTGGAAGCGGTCTTAACGGTCAGGTTGGAAAAACAGAGCCTGGTATTTATTACGTTGCCGGAGAGAAATACAAACTGAAGATCATGGATACTGAACAGATCTTCGATGGTAATAAAATCTATAACATCAACGCCGATGATATGGAAGTTACCATTGCCAAGCCTAACGGAACCAGCACCATGTTCTCCCCTATTAACTATCTTACTACCTATAGAAACGACTATAATGTAACCTATAATGGTAAAAAGATGGTGAACGGAGTGAATGCTGACTTTATTAAGCTGACTCCTGTAAAATCAAACGGAATACAGTTCGTTTATCTTTTCATTGATTCTGCTAAAAAGCAAATGGTAAAACTTGAACAGCACGGAAATAATCAGGATGTAGCAGTAATTGCCATTAAAGAGTACAAAGAAAACCAGCAGCTGGATCCCAATATGTTTGTTTTTGACAAGAATAAATTTAAAAATTACATCATTACAGAACTTTAA